The Balneola vulgaris DSM 17893 DNA window CAAAAAGCGGCTGAAGCTGCGTACAATGGTCCTTTGGACGAAGTTCTAGCAATGAGAGAAGAGTTCAAAAAACGACGTGACTTCATGGTTGCTTCTCTCAATGAAATTGAAGGCGTAAGCTGTTTCACTCCGGGCGGGGCATTCTATGTATTCCCAGATATTTCACATTATTTAGGTGCTAAAAAGCCGAACGGCGATACGATTCAAAATTCTACGGAATTATGCCTTTACTTACTGGATGAGTTTGGCTTAGCGGTTGTTCCTGGAGATGCTTTTGGTGAACCCGATGGCCTTCGCATGAGCTATGCCGCAGCGATGAGTGACCTTGAAGACGCAATGAATAGATTTCAAGAAGGATTAGCTACGCTCACCGTACACTAACGGCGGGCCTCATTACTGTGGCAATACTTTGATATAAAGGCTGTGCTTTCTAGATTGCATAAACTAATCGGATTGCCATGCATACTTTTACTCAAATTCTTATTGGCCTTGTTGCTTTCTTGCACCTATACTTTTTTTGGCTCGAATCTTTTGCGTGGCAAACAAGAGCACCCAAAGTATTTAAAGGATTTTCAAAAGAATATTTTGCCACAACCGCTTCTCTTGCCAAGAATCAAGGTCTTTATAATGGCTTTTTGGCTGCTGGCCTGATTTGGACCTTCTTTATTTCTGATCACCAGTGGAACTTTTATATCTCCATTTTCTTTTTGACCTGTATTGTGATAGCAGGCGTTGTTGGAGCTATTACAGCCAATAAAAAAATATTCTTTATTCAAGCACTACCCGCCTTAGTAGCTCTGATTCTACTACATCTTTAAACATGAGCACATACCATATTCTGAATGGCGATTCTCTTCTTCAATACATAAATGAACATCACCTAGTTAAAGGCGAATTTATTGTTTTGCGTGAATGCTTAGTGGACGGCCCTGTTCAACATGAAAGTATTGAAGACCTTTTTGAAAAGAGAGCACAGTTTTTGGCTACAGCCTATGGCGACTCAACCATGGATTATCAGGCCAGTTCTGTATCTGAATTCAAAAAAATATCAAGCATACCTCCGAATAGTAACATTCACTTGTGGTTTGAAGAGGATTTATTTTGCCAAGTGAATCTTTGGTTCGCCTGCTACTTGCTTTCGAAAACAGATTTACAAGGATCTAGTGTCTATCTAGTATTACCCTCCAAAGAGCACCCCTACAGTTTTGCATCAATGCAAACAGAGGAACTATTGAATGCTTATTCAAACAAACTGAGGTTGGAATTAGACGACCTTCACCTACTTGCTAATTTTTGGCTAGAGTATGCAAAAGGGAATTACTATCTACTTCACACATTGGCTACACAAGTTGAAGAGAAATTTCCTTTTCTACTTAAGGCAACCAAAGCCAATATCGTATTGCATAATCCCGATGAGCATTCAAAAAGCCCTACACAAACACTGAAAATAATGCTCGATTTACATGGAGCTGAAAATTTTGGACTGATCTTTCAGGAATTCACCCGCTTCTACCCCGAATTAGGCTTTGGCGATTTACAAGTAATGAGAATGCTTAAAGAACTTCAAAAGTAACTTCCTCCTTAACTTCTTAGCATCGTATATTCAACGCTCATTATTTTGCTTGAATAGCGATATAACCGTTTATTAAACTCATGGAAAGAAACGAAGCATACACTGAAGCCTTAGATAAGTTTGTTAAGCTCTGGGGAGATATGGCATCGGCATGGGGAATCAATAAAACGATGGCGCAAATCCATGCCCTTCTTTATGCGGAATCTCAGGCCCTTGATACGGATTCCATCATGGAAAAGCTGGGTATAAGTCGAGGTAATGCTAATATGAATTTGCATCGTTTACTCGAGTGGGAGCTGATTCATAAGGAGCAAAAACTCGGAGATAGAAAAGATTATTATAGCGCCGAAACTGACGTTTGGAATATTGTATCTACGATAATTCGTGAGCGGCAACAAAGGGAAATCGCCCCCATTCGAGCAGAATTACAGGATTGCATCAAAACACTTGAGGCTGGCGGTTTAGAAGATGAGGAAAGCCGTGAGTTTAAAGAACGCATTGAAAATTACAATGAGTTTTTGGAGATGTTTGAACGCTTTACGGATGCACTACTGCCCTATATCAATAAAAAGAACTTAGGATTCCTAAAACAGCTCATTAAGCTTGTTGAAGTAAAAGAATCACTGATTGGATCAAAAAAGAATGACT harbors:
- a CDS encoding DUF1304 domain-containing protein, producing MHTFTQILIGLVAFLHLYFFWLESFAWQTRAPKVFKGFSKEYFATTASLAKNQGLYNGFLAAGLIWTFFISDHQWNFYISIFFLTCIVIAGVVGAITANKKIFFIQALPALVALILLHL
- a CDS encoding DUF1835 domain-containing protein, whose protein sequence is MSTYHILNGDSLLQYINEHHLVKGEFIVLRECLVDGPVQHESIEDLFEKRAQFLATAYGDSTMDYQASSVSEFKKISSIPPNSNIHLWFEEDLFCQVNLWFACYLLSKTDLQGSSVYLVLPSKEHPYSFASMQTEELLNAYSNKLRLELDDLHLLANFWLEYAKGNYYLLHTLATQVEEKFPFLLKATKANIVLHNPDEHSKSPTQTLKIMLDLHGAENFGLIFQEFTRFYPELGFGDLQVMRMLKELQK
- a CDS encoding GbsR/MarR family transcriptional regulator, giving the protein MERNEAYTEALDKFVKLWGDMASAWGINKTMAQIHALLYAESQALDTDSIMEKLGISRGNANMNLHRLLEWELIHKEQKLGDRKDYYSAETDVWNIVSTIIRERQQREIAPIRAELQDCIKTLEAGGLEDEESREFKERIENYNEFLEMFERFTDALLPYINKKNLGFLKQLIKLVEVKESLIGSKKND